The Prevotella melaninogenica genome has a segment encoding these proteins:
- a CDS encoding endo-beta-N-acetylglucosaminidase: MRRINLLLFGCCLIPSTLMAQELKSNYIQWGFDSHQFPGKLQSWSKSNPKINDDDNFFISRVKPKQRFRYEGTQVRTDLTETNDKKLLAWLPWNVPSKNALPDGVFDSEVFSMWPYVTHWGDWNCGLGRIPAALLDAAHKNGVPVSSVAGIPWGGLKGDWRTTLNNLSTANVQNAADFMNYFGYDGLGYNSEFSDYFGSGRLVRALKDFHVNLNKAIKPYNPIYENLWYDGTNERGNIDFDKGLNDNNKNLFGAKGSEAANLFFNYNWNSDWLLQGSVDKAAEIERSPLDLYAGINMQGGEPRHGSRWTLLKNYPISIGLWGAHSQNMFFESRGEKGSDPETQQRTYMLRTERWFSSGSRNPVNSLQINNSLNYNADNTDFAGMSAMMTARSSMSWDLTQEPLITYFNLGNGKFFNYGGVRQNDRPWANVGVQDYLPTWRWWFASKLLGRTAADVPANGLDAEFVWDDAYMGGSTVRVHGSTPKEYLHLFKTKYALKSGDVITFRYKVKGGKADASLVFATEDNVNAEKAYPVLTTADEADEDKWVEKTITVDGTLNGKILALVALKMENAADLNLYLGEFSIVRGSFDAPAQPIDVKTTLLHAAKNGVDAKIIFNMPNTKGQGEPCYNTDVKTSFFKLWAKQEGKDPILMGVTTSWAGMFYSVPVDLKGQGKVKFGVSAVSLDMKKESAIAWGEDHEIFNSYEYSDEIKADKSVIKPNEAFTIAYVDPRHEAGNWKIEHNGATVATSNNANEIKVENGLSQTGFYDLVLTGAVNENGARVNKEVRYANYIQITSDAVGAVPHINKLTANNSETSIEVLANSEVTMQYEGKKADGSGSRGIKTLEKPVGVKVSELDMTDNKHAWSLAFWVKFNNFSGNTQIVDMRYPGYGWPANNWGTLWSTYDPSTGVLDVTLRKKNGESNPEYHQRWKVDFIPGAWTHFVLAMDGNGTDTKPMVYINGKEAKAHNWQIGSDKKGDGVCPERYASESWWPENVLGISLGRHGTAAMNAIVDDVKFFNKYISAAEATQAMTSTSGTENGLKAYWDFESDAASDHYFASKVGNAKLAHGELKVGVGEGVTTLVPDAPTYDAGSPFVSGNYQVKTTAEWTAKKATIVSQNGTDMAGTAKLKYAKAGGYEVTLTLKNAHGSDTRTFKVIKVKADPTGINGTEAADMKVYAIDRDVLFDVETPGNYLVQVFSTNGQMVASKAVSVNGAESVRLHLGAQGVYVVNVKKDGKTLRTVKFICK; encoded by the coding sequence ATGAGAAGAATTAATTTACTTCTTTTTGGTTGCTGCCTAATTCCATCAACCTTGATGGCACAGGAACTTAAGAGCAACTACATTCAGTGGGGCTTTGACTCTCATCAGTTCCCAGGCAAACTGCAGAGCTGGTCAAAGTCGAATCCTAAAATCAATGATGATGATAACTTCTTCATCTCTCGTGTAAAACCAAAGCAGCGTTTCCGTTACGAAGGAACACAGGTTCGTACGGACCTTACAGAGACAAACGACAAGAAGCTCCTTGCTTGGTTGCCATGGAACGTGCCAAGTAAGAACGCCCTCCCTGATGGTGTCTTCGACTCTGAGGTATTCTCAATGTGGCCTTACGTAACTCACTGGGGCGACTGGAACTGCGGCTTAGGTCGTATTCCTGCAGCTTTGTTGGACGCAGCACATAAGAATGGTGTGCCTGTATCTTCTGTTGCTGGTATTCCTTGGGGTGGTCTCAAGGGTGACTGGAGAACAACTTTGAACAACCTCTCTACAGCAAATGTTCAGAATGCAGCTGACTTCATGAACTACTTCGGTTACGATGGTCTCGGCTATAACTCTGAGTTCTCTGACTATTTCGGTAGTGGTCGTTTGGTTCGTGCTCTTAAAGATTTCCATGTTAACCTCAATAAGGCAATCAAGCCTTACAACCCAATCTATGAGAATCTTTGGTATGATGGTACTAATGAGAGAGGTAATATTGATTTTGACAAAGGTCTGAACGATAACAACAAGAACCTCTTTGGAGCAAAAGGCAGCGAGGCTGCTAACCTCTTCTTCAACTACAACTGGAACTCAGATTGGTTGTTGCAGGGTTCAGTAGATAAGGCAGCGGAAATTGAACGTAGCCCATTGGATCTCTACGCTGGTATTAATATGCAAGGTGGTGAGCCAAGACACGGTTCACGTTGGACTTTGTTGAAGAATTATCCAATCTCTATCGGTCTTTGGGGTGCTCACTCACAGAACATGTTCTTTGAGAGTCGTGGTGAGAAGGGTAGTGACCCTGAGACACAGCAGCGCACTTATATGTTGCGTACTGAGCGTTGGTTCTCAAGCGGTTCACGTAATCCGGTTAACTCTCTCCAAATCAATAACAGCTTGAACTACAATGCTGATAACACAGACTTTGCTGGTATGTCAGCGATGATGACCGCACGTAGTTCTATGTCTTGGGACTTGACACAGGAGCCATTGATTACTTACTTCAACCTCGGTAATGGTAAGTTCTTCAACTATGGTGGTGTACGTCAGAACGATCGTCCATGGGCTAACGTAGGTGTACAGGATTACTTGCCAACATGGCGTTGGTGGTTTGCAAGCAAGTTGCTCGGTCGTACCGCAGCTGATGTTCCTGCAAATGGTCTTGATGCAGAGTTTGTATGGGACGATGCTTACATGGGTGGTTCTACTGTTCGTGTACATGGTTCTACTCCTAAGGAGTATCTCCACCTCTTCAAGACAAAGTATGCTTTGAAGTCAGGCGACGTTATCACCTTCCGTTATAAGGTTAAGGGTGGTAAGGCTGATGCTTCTTTGGTATTCGCTACAGAAGATAATGTAAACGCTGAGAAGGCTTATCCAGTATTGACAACTGCTGATGAGGCTGATGAGGACAAGTGGGTTGAGAAGACTATCACTGTTGATGGTACTTTGAACGGTAAGATACTTGCACTCGTTGCACTCAAGATGGAGAATGCTGCCGACTTGAATCTCTATCTCGGTGAGTTCTCAATCGTTCGTGGTAGCTTCGATGCTCCAGCACAGCCAATCGATGTAAAGACAACCTTGTTGCACGCTGCAAAGAATGGTGTTGATGCTAAGATTATCTTCAACATGCCTAACACTAAGGGTCAGGGCGAGCCTTGCTACAACACAGACGTGAAGACTTCTTTCTTCAAGCTCTGGGCTAAGCAGGAGGGTAAGGACCCAATCCTCATGGGTGTAACTACTTCATGGGCAGGTATGTTCTATTCTGTTCCTGTAGACCTCAAGGGTCAGGGCAAGGTGAAGTTCGGTGTATCTGCAGTATCTCTCGATATGAAGAAGGAGAGTGCTATCGCTTGGGGCGAGGATCACGAAATCTTCAATAGCTATGAATATAGCGACGAAATCAAGGCAGACAAGTCTGTTATCAAGCCAAACGAGGCTTTCACTATCGCTTATGTTGACCCACGTCACGAGGCAGGTAACTGGAAGATTGAGCACAATGGTGCAACTGTTGCAACCAGCAACAATGCTAATGAAATCAAGGTTGAGAATGGTTTGAGCCAGACAGGCTTCTACGATCTCGTTCTTACAGGTGCAGTTAATGAGAATGGTGCCCGCGTTAATAAGGAAGTAAGATATGCTAACTACATTCAGATTACTTCTGATGCAGTAGGTGCTGTTCCTCATATCAACAAGCTCACAGCTAACAACAGCGAGACTTCTATCGAGGTTCTTGCTAACAGCGAGGTAACAATGCAGTACGAGGGTAAGAAGGCTGACGGTTCTGGTTCAAGAGGTATCAAGACTCTCGAGAAGCCAGTAGGCGTTAAGGTTTCTGAACTTGATATGACTGATAACAAGCATGCTTGGTCTCTTGCTTTCTGGGTTAAGTTCAATAACTTCTCTGGTAATACTCAGATTGTTGATATGCGTTACCCAGGTTATGGCTGGCCAGCAAACAACTGGGGTACTCTTTGGTCTACATATGACCCAAGTACAGGTGTATTGGATGTAACTCTTCGTAAGAAGAATGGTGAGAGTAACCCTGAATATCATCAGCGTTGGAAGGTTGATTTCATTCCAGGTGCTTGGACACACTTCGTTTTAGCAATGGATGGTAATGGAACAGATACCAAGCCAATGGTTTATATCAATGGTAAGGAAGCTAAGGCACACAACTGGCAGATTGGTAGTGATAAGAAGGGCGATGGCGTGTGTCCAGAGCGTTATGCAAGCGAGAGCTGGTGGCCAGAGAACGTCCTTGGTATTAGTCTTGGTCGTCACGGCACAGCAGCTATGAACGCTATTGTTGATGATGTTAAGTTCTTCAATAAGTACATTTCAGCTGCTGAGGCTACACAGGCAATGACATCTACATCAGGTACAGAGAATGGTTTGAAGGCTTACTGGGACTTCGAGTCTGACGCTGCTTCTGACCACTACTTTGCAAGTAAGGTAGGTAATGCTAAGTTGGCTCACGGTGAATTGAAGGTAGGTGTTGGCGAAGGTGTTACAACACTCGTACCAGACGCTCCAACTTACGATGCTGGTAGCCCATTCGTATCTGGTAACTATCAGGTGAAGACTACAGCAGAGTGGACAGCTAAGAAGGCTACTATCGTTTCACAGAATGGTACTGATATGGCTGGTACTGCTAAGTTGAAGTATGCTAAGGCAGGTGGCTATGAGGTTACATTGACATTGAAGAACGCACATGGTTCTGACACTCGTACCTTCAAGGTAATCAAGGTGAAGGCTGATCCAACAGGTATCAACGGCACTGAGGCTGCTGACATGAAGGTTTACGCTATCGATCGTGATGTCCTCTTCGACGTTGAGACACCAGGTAACTACCTCGTTCAGGTATTCTCTACCAATGGTCAGATGGTAGCAAGCAAGGCTGTTTCTGTCAATGGTGCAGAGTCTGTACGTCTCCATCTTGGTGCTCAGGGCGTTTACGTTGTGAATGTCAAGAAGGACGGTAAGACCCTCCGTACAGTTAAGTTTATCTGTAAGTAA